One region of Vidua macroura isolate BioBank_ID:100142 chromosome 21, ASM2450914v1, whole genome shotgun sequence genomic DNA includes:
- the ENG gene encoding endoglin isoform X2, which produces MGPRSVPLLPLLLALLGRPDPARAEGCDLQPVTSEPPITLSYATSTVPRGCVSNSSMDTSHEVHILSVKWSEVSPVPLMVTVTPRADACSRPAVLILLCTHCSATITSPCSNLIIRTDAHLSPESIRAPNPEPLVVSSEGQLLAWALATYGGITSYSELQDPRRVQLHLGEDASSPPDCLPQEHFNAILHLETEVFFRGVKGCSRSDAQSTRAAHIIHFQSEPSSSITEVNLSVSCPQNFAGNQILILKSKANFTWSLSSKCNIQLLFSGSYKMPLFSMLFPGTLLPDTEQGLIAKAFEKNYSVIASYSAIPASTHISLEIHEHKMVETPVTTTPVVITQPPDLPHQVLFTLQPWKCTDETMEIVIIRSYLEPIKDVVNITLRDISCQAEKNATHFMLKSPLSHCGTSLEGRGYANNELILSLAKDAVLRSVRVAFKCEIPRELFLRLFPTAAFEAPQTELEINKEAFVQASMRWMDHPADLQLKECWLLAAGRDPLLLVQGGEAHGAGVAVLEGPPSSHGRKVWRFRFTYTVPEGGHIPFSAILKCKAGLQNDTIFEKVLELTVKDAWRPLNYRGLGLAAVLGITFGAFLIGALLTAVLWYIYSHTRPISKLQPVSSTAPASESSSTNHSIGSTQSTPCSTSSMA; this is translated from the exons ATGGGCCCCCGCTCCGTCCCGCTCCTGCCGCTGCTCCTGGCGCTGCTCGGCCGCCCGG ACCCCGCGAGAGCCGAGGGCTGTGACCTGCAGCCGGTGACATCGGAGCCACCCATCACCCTCTCCTATGCCACCAGCACGGTGCCACGGGGCTGTGTCAGCAACAGCTCCATGGACACTAGCCATGAAGTCCATATCCTCAGCGTCAAGTGGTCCGAG GTCTCTCCTGTCCCTCTGATGGTGACAGTCACCCCACGAGCTGATGCCTGCAGCCGGCCAGCAGTGCTcatcctcctctgcacacactGCTCTGCCACCATCACCTCCCCGTGCTCAAACCTGATCATCCGCACC GACGCCCACCTCAGCCCAGAGAGCATCAGAGCACCAAACCCTGAGCCACTCGTGGTCTCCAGTGAGGGACAGCTGCTGGCTTGGGCTCTGGCTACCTATGGGGGCATCACATCCTACAGCGAGCTGCAGGACCCCCGCAGGGTCCAGCTCCACCTGGGAGAAG ATGCCAGCAGCCCTCcagactgccttccccaggaGCACTTCAATGCCATTCTGCACCTTGAGACTGAGGTCTTCTTCCGTGGGGTGAAGGGCTGCTCACGCAGTGACGCCCAGAGCACCAGGGCCGCTCACATCATCCATTTTCAGTCAGAACCCAG CTCCTCCATCACAGAGGTGAACCTGTCTGTGAGCTGTCCTCAGAATTTTGCTGGCAACCAGATCCTGATCCTGAAGAGCAAGGCCAACTTCACCTGGTCCCTCTCCTCGAAGTGCAACATCCAGTTACTG TTCTCTGGGAGTTACAAGATGCCCCTTTTCTCGATGCTGTTCCCTGGGACGCTCCTGCCTGACACGGAGCAGGGCCTCATCGCTAAAGCCTTTGAGAAGAACTACAGTGTCATTGCCTCCTactctgccatccctgccagcaCCCACATCAGCCTGGAGATTCATGAGCACA AGATGGTCGAGACGCCTGTGACGACCACCCCCGTTGTCATCACGCAGCCCCCAGACTTGCCCCACCAGGTGCTGTTCACactccagccctggaagtgcaCAGATGAAACCATGGAGATTGTCATCATAAGGTCCTACCTGGAG CCCATCAAGGACGTGGTGAACATCACCCTGAGGGACATCAGCTGCCAGGCAGAGAAAAATGCCACCCACTTCATGTTGAAAAGCCCCCTCAGCCACTGTGGCACCTCACTGGAGGGCAGGGGCTATGCCAACAATGAG CTCATCCTCAGCCTGGCCAAGGATGCCGTGCTCCGGAGCGTGCGG GTGGCCTTCAAGTGCGAGATCCCGCGGGAGCTCTTCCTGCGCCTTTTCCCCACCGCTGCCTTCGAGGCACCACAGACGGAGCTGGAGATCAACAAGGAGGCCTTTGTGCAG GCGTCCATGCGGTGGATGGATCACCCGGCCGACCTGCAGCTGAAGgagtgctggctgctggccGCAGGGCGGGAcccactgctgctggtgcagggcGGGGAGGCGCATGGCGCGGGGGTGGCCGTGCTGGAGGGTCCCCCCAGCAGCCACGGGAGGAAGGTCTGGCGCTTCCGCTTCACCTACACCGTTCCTGAGGGAGGACACATCCCCTTCTCTGCCATCCTCAAGTGCAAGGCCGGCTTGCAG AATGACACCATCTTTGAGAAGGTCCTGGAGCTGACAGTGAAGGATGCCTGGCGGCCACTCAACT ACcgtgggctggggctggctgctgtCCTGGGAATCACCTTCGGCGCCTTCCTCATCGGGGCCCTCCTCACTGCCGTGCTCTGGTACATCTACTCGCACACCC GTCCCATCTCCAAACTGCAGCCGGTTTCCAGCACGGCGCCAGCCtcggagagcagcagcaccaaccACAGCATCGGCAGCACCCAGAGCACCCCCTGCTCCACCAGCAGCATGGCCTGA
- the FPGS gene encoding folylpolyglutamate synthase, mitochondrial isoform X2: MAEMLPVWVTGDTAEGTEPEGTNASYLEQVKRERGDPQAQLEAMQGFLERSGLKVEDLDRLNIIHVTGTKGKGSACAFTECILRNYGLKTGFYSSPHLVQVRERIRINGQPISKDLFNKYFWLVYNRLEETKDPAHASMPAYFRFLTIMAFHVFLQEKVDLAVVEVGIGGTYDCTNIIRTPVVCGVSSLGIDHTSILGDTMEKIAWQKGGIFKPGVPAFTVAQPERPLEVLRERAQERKCPLYLCPELDDFEEGCRALELGLAGAHQRSNAALALQLARTWLQRRGCQGLGDLKEVPPSTELLGRPVPLAPAFQLTDAMIQGLRDTEWLGRTQVLSHGPVTWYLDGAHTTSSIQACVRWFRQTALNQDKPHDGSEVRVLLFNATGDRDTVALLKLLVPCHFDYAVFCPNFTEVSVANNADQQNFNVTLENALTRCLENQRTWTRLLEEKAGQDPWLPPPLRVGGLLQPAPTRGSLLLVPPAPRPLNSPALVFPCLAQALRWVAQGRDPQLAAPAASGAHAHPAASSGAVLLREAAAVRVLVTGSLHLVGGALRLLDPALSQ, translated from the exons ATGGCAGAGATGCTGCCGGTGTGGGTGACCGGTGACACCGCCGAGGGGACTGAGCCCGAAGGG ACCAATGCCAGCTACCTGGAGCAGGTGAAGCGGGAGCGCGGTGACCCCCAGGCCCAGCTGGAAGCCATGCAGGGCTTTTTGGAGAGGAGCGGACTGAAG GTCGAGGACCTGGATCGACTGAACATCATCCACGTCACGGGGACGAAGGGCAAG GGCTCAGCGTGCGCCTTCACCGAATGCATCCTCCGCAACTACGGGCTGAAGACGGGCTTTTACAG ctcccctcacCTCGTGCAGGTACGCGAGCGGATCCGCATCAATGGGCAGCCCATCAGCAAGGACCTCTTCAACAAGTACTTCTGGCTGGTCTACAACCGCCTGGAGGAGACCAAG gACCCAGCGCACGCCAGCATGCCGGCGTATTTCCGCTTCCTCACCATCATGGCCTTCCACgttttcctgcaggagaag gtggaCCTGGCAGTGGTGGAAGTTGGCATTGGCGGCACCTATGACTGCACCAACATCATCAG GACGCCGGTGGTGTGTGGGGTCTCCTCCCTGGGCATCGACCACACCAGCATCCTGGGGGACACCATGGAGAAGATCGCCTGGCAGAAGGGGGGCATTTTTAAG CCCGGTGTGCCGGCGTTCACCGTGGCGCAGCCGGAGCGGCCgctggaggtgctgagggagcgaGCCCAGGAGCGGAag tgtcccctcTACCTCTGCCCGGAGCTGGACGACTTCGAGGAGGGCTGCCGGgcgctggagctggggctggcaggtgcCCACCAGCGCTCCAACGCCGCCCTGGCCTTACAGCTGGCGCGGACGTGGCTGCAGCGCCGCGGCTGCCAGG GTCTTGGGGACCTGAAGGAGGTGCCACCAagcactgagctgctggggaggcCAGTGCCACTGGCACCTGCTTTCCAACTGACCGATGCCATGATCCAAG GCCTGCGGGACACAGAGTGGCTGGGCAGGACTCAGGTGCTCTCCCACGGCCCTGTGACGTGGTACCTGGATGGAGCTCACACCACCAGCAGCATCCAGGCCTGTGTCCGCTGGTTCCGCCAGACCGCCCTCAACCAGGACAAGCCCCATGA TGGTTCTGAGGTTCGTGTGCTGCTCTTCAATGCCACAGGCGACCGGGACACGGTGGCGCTGCTCAAACTGCTAGTG CCCTGTCACTTTGACTATGCTGTCTTCTGCCCCAACTTCACCGAGGTGTCGGTGGCCAACAACGCAG ACCAGCAAAACTTCAATGTGACGCTGGAGAATGCCCTGACCCGCTGCCTGGAGAACCAGCGGACATGGACGAGGCTCCTGGAGGAGAAAGCGGGGCAGGACCCCTGGCTCCCACCTCCCCTGCGGGTGGGGGGGCTGCTGCAGCCGGCCCCCACCCgaggctccctgctcctggtgccCCCAGCGCCACGACCCCTCAATTCCCCAGCCCTCGTGTTCCCGTGCCTGGCCCAGGCTCTGCGGTGGGTAGCGCAGGGCCGGGACCCCCAGCTGGCAGCCCCCGCGGCCTCGGGGGCTCACGCCCACCCCGCAGCCAGCAGTggggccgtgctgctgcgggaggcGGCCGCTGTCCGTGTCCTGGTCACCGGCAGCCTGCACTTGGTGGGGGGAGCGCTGCGGCTGCTCGACCCTGCGCTGTCCCAGTAG
- the ENG gene encoding endoglin isoform X1 — MGPRSVPLLPLLLALLGRPDPARAEGCDLQPVTSEPPITLSYATSTVPRGCVSNSSMDTSHEVHILSVKWSEVSPVPLMVTVTPRADACSRPAVLILLCTHCSATITSPCSNLIIRTDAHLSPESIRAPNPEPLVVSSEGQLLAWALATYGGITSYSELQDPRRVQLHLGEDASSPPDCLPQEHFNAILHLETEVFFRGVKGCSRSDAQSTRAAHIIHFQSEPSSSITEVNLSVSCPQNFAGNQILILKSKANFTWSLSSKCNIQLLFSGSYKMPLFSMLFPGTLLPDTEQGLIAKAFEKNYSVIASYSAIPASTHISLEIHEHKMVETPVTTTPVVITQPPDLPHQVLFTLQPWKCTDETMEIVIIRSYLEPIKDVVNITLRDISCQAEKNATHFMLKSPLSHCGTSLEGRGYANNELILSLAKDAVLRSVRVAFKCEIPRELFLRLFPTAAFEAPQTELEINKEAFVQASMRWMDHPADLQLKECWLLAAGRDPLLLVQGGEAHGAGVAVLEGPPSSHGRKVWRFRFTYTVPEGGHIPFSAILKCKAGLQNDTIFEKVLELTVKDAWRPLNYRGLGLAAVLGITFGAFLIGALLTAVLWYIYSHTPGFQHGASLGEQQHQPQHRQHPEHPLLHQQHGLTPPGPPEPAQPLANGLGDPPQCH, encoded by the exons ATGGGCCCCCGCTCCGTCCCGCTCCTGCCGCTGCTCCTGGCGCTGCTCGGCCGCCCGG ACCCCGCGAGAGCCGAGGGCTGTGACCTGCAGCCGGTGACATCGGAGCCACCCATCACCCTCTCCTATGCCACCAGCACGGTGCCACGGGGCTGTGTCAGCAACAGCTCCATGGACACTAGCCATGAAGTCCATATCCTCAGCGTCAAGTGGTCCGAG GTCTCTCCTGTCCCTCTGATGGTGACAGTCACCCCACGAGCTGATGCCTGCAGCCGGCCAGCAGTGCTcatcctcctctgcacacactGCTCTGCCACCATCACCTCCCCGTGCTCAAACCTGATCATCCGCACC GACGCCCACCTCAGCCCAGAGAGCATCAGAGCACCAAACCCTGAGCCACTCGTGGTCTCCAGTGAGGGACAGCTGCTGGCTTGGGCTCTGGCTACCTATGGGGGCATCACATCCTACAGCGAGCTGCAGGACCCCCGCAGGGTCCAGCTCCACCTGGGAGAAG ATGCCAGCAGCCCTCcagactgccttccccaggaGCACTTCAATGCCATTCTGCACCTTGAGACTGAGGTCTTCTTCCGTGGGGTGAAGGGCTGCTCACGCAGTGACGCCCAGAGCACCAGGGCCGCTCACATCATCCATTTTCAGTCAGAACCCAG CTCCTCCATCACAGAGGTGAACCTGTCTGTGAGCTGTCCTCAGAATTTTGCTGGCAACCAGATCCTGATCCTGAAGAGCAAGGCCAACTTCACCTGGTCCCTCTCCTCGAAGTGCAACATCCAGTTACTG TTCTCTGGGAGTTACAAGATGCCCCTTTTCTCGATGCTGTTCCCTGGGACGCTCCTGCCTGACACGGAGCAGGGCCTCATCGCTAAAGCCTTTGAGAAGAACTACAGTGTCATTGCCTCCTactctgccatccctgccagcaCCCACATCAGCCTGGAGATTCATGAGCACA AGATGGTCGAGACGCCTGTGACGACCACCCCCGTTGTCATCACGCAGCCCCCAGACTTGCCCCACCAGGTGCTGTTCACactccagccctggaagtgcaCAGATGAAACCATGGAGATTGTCATCATAAGGTCCTACCTGGAG CCCATCAAGGACGTGGTGAACATCACCCTGAGGGACATCAGCTGCCAGGCAGAGAAAAATGCCACCCACTTCATGTTGAAAAGCCCCCTCAGCCACTGTGGCACCTCACTGGAGGGCAGGGGCTATGCCAACAATGAG CTCATCCTCAGCCTGGCCAAGGATGCCGTGCTCCGGAGCGTGCGG GTGGCCTTCAAGTGCGAGATCCCGCGGGAGCTCTTCCTGCGCCTTTTCCCCACCGCTGCCTTCGAGGCACCACAGACGGAGCTGGAGATCAACAAGGAGGCCTTTGTGCAG GCGTCCATGCGGTGGATGGATCACCCGGCCGACCTGCAGCTGAAGgagtgctggctgctggccGCAGGGCGGGAcccactgctgctggtgcagggcGGGGAGGCGCATGGCGCGGGGGTGGCCGTGCTGGAGGGTCCCCCCAGCAGCCACGGGAGGAAGGTCTGGCGCTTCCGCTTCACCTACACCGTTCCTGAGGGAGGACACATCCCCTTCTCTGCCATCCTCAAGTGCAAGGCCGGCTTGCAG AATGACACCATCTTTGAGAAGGTCCTGGAGCTGACAGTGAAGGATGCCTGGCGGCCACTCAACT ACcgtgggctggggctggctgctgtCCTGGGAATCACCTTCGGCGCCTTCCTCATCGGGGCCCTCCTCACTGCCGTGCTCTGGTACATCTACTCGCACACCC CCGGTTTCCAGCACGGCGCCAGCCtcggagagcagcagcaccaaccACAGCATCGGCAGCACCCAGAGCACCCCCTGCTCCACCAGCAGCATGGCCTGACGCCCCCGGGCCCCCCCGAGCCCGCGCAGCCCCTGGCCAACGGACTTGGGGACCCACCCCAGTGCCATTAA
- the FPGS gene encoding folylpolyglutamate synthase, mitochondrial isoform X1, translated as MAEMLPVWVTGDTAEGTEPEGDAIRMLNTLQTNASYLEQVKRERGDPQAQLEAMQGFLERSGLKVEDLDRLNIIHVTGTKGKGSACAFTECILRNYGLKTGFYSSPHLVQVRERIRINGQPISKDLFNKYFWLVYNRLEETKDPAHASMPAYFRFLTIMAFHVFLQEKVDLAVVEVGIGGTYDCTNIIRTPVVCGVSSLGIDHTSILGDTMEKIAWQKGGIFKPGVPAFTVAQPERPLEVLRERAQERKCPLYLCPELDDFEEGCRALELGLAGAHQRSNAALALQLARTWLQRRGCQGLGDLKEVPPSTELLGRPVPLAPAFQLTDAMIQGLRDTEWLGRTQVLSHGPVTWYLDGAHTTSSIQACVRWFRQTALNQDKPHDGSEVRVLLFNATGDRDTVALLKLLVPCHFDYAVFCPNFTEVSVANNADQQNFNVTLENALTRCLENQRTWTRLLEEKAGQDPWLPPPLRVGGLLQPAPTRGSLLLVPPAPRPLNSPALVFPCLAQALRWVAQGRDPQLAAPAASGAHAHPAASSGAVLLREAAAVRVLVTGSLHLVGGALRLLDPALSQ; from the exons ATGGCAGAGATGCTGCCGGTGTGGGTGACCGGTGACACCGCCGAGGGGACTGAGCCCGAAGGG GATGCAATCCGGATGCTCAACACCCTGCAGACCAATGCCAGCTACCTGGAGCAGGTGAAGCGGGAGCGCGGTGACCCCCAGGCCCAGCTGGAAGCCATGCAGGGCTTTTTGGAGAGGAGCGGACTGAAG GTCGAGGACCTGGATCGACTGAACATCATCCACGTCACGGGGACGAAGGGCAAG GGCTCAGCGTGCGCCTTCACCGAATGCATCCTCCGCAACTACGGGCTGAAGACGGGCTTTTACAG ctcccctcacCTCGTGCAGGTACGCGAGCGGATCCGCATCAATGGGCAGCCCATCAGCAAGGACCTCTTCAACAAGTACTTCTGGCTGGTCTACAACCGCCTGGAGGAGACCAAG gACCCAGCGCACGCCAGCATGCCGGCGTATTTCCGCTTCCTCACCATCATGGCCTTCCACgttttcctgcaggagaag gtggaCCTGGCAGTGGTGGAAGTTGGCATTGGCGGCACCTATGACTGCACCAACATCATCAG GACGCCGGTGGTGTGTGGGGTCTCCTCCCTGGGCATCGACCACACCAGCATCCTGGGGGACACCATGGAGAAGATCGCCTGGCAGAAGGGGGGCATTTTTAAG CCCGGTGTGCCGGCGTTCACCGTGGCGCAGCCGGAGCGGCCgctggaggtgctgagggagcgaGCCCAGGAGCGGAag tgtcccctcTACCTCTGCCCGGAGCTGGACGACTTCGAGGAGGGCTGCCGGgcgctggagctggggctggcaggtgcCCACCAGCGCTCCAACGCCGCCCTGGCCTTACAGCTGGCGCGGACGTGGCTGCAGCGCCGCGGCTGCCAGG GTCTTGGGGACCTGAAGGAGGTGCCACCAagcactgagctgctggggaggcCAGTGCCACTGGCACCTGCTTTCCAACTGACCGATGCCATGATCCAAG GCCTGCGGGACACAGAGTGGCTGGGCAGGACTCAGGTGCTCTCCCACGGCCCTGTGACGTGGTACCTGGATGGAGCTCACACCACCAGCAGCATCCAGGCCTGTGTCCGCTGGTTCCGCCAGACCGCCCTCAACCAGGACAAGCCCCATGA TGGTTCTGAGGTTCGTGTGCTGCTCTTCAATGCCACAGGCGACCGGGACACGGTGGCGCTGCTCAAACTGCTAGTG CCCTGTCACTTTGACTATGCTGTCTTCTGCCCCAACTTCACCGAGGTGTCGGTGGCCAACAACGCAG ACCAGCAAAACTTCAATGTGACGCTGGAGAATGCCCTGACCCGCTGCCTGGAGAACCAGCGGACATGGACGAGGCTCCTGGAGGAGAAAGCGGGGCAGGACCCCTGGCTCCCACCTCCCCTGCGGGTGGGGGGGCTGCTGCAGCCGGCCCCCACCCgaggctccctgctcctggtgccCCCAGCGCCACGACCCCTCAATTCCCCAGCCCTCGTGTTCCCGTGCCTGGCCCAGGCTCTGCGGTGGGTAGCGCAGGGCCGGGACCCCCAGCTGGCAGCCCCCGCGGCCTCGGGGGCTCACGCCCACCCCGCAGCCAGCAGTggggccgtgctgctgcgggaggcGGCCGCTGTCCGTGTCCTGGTCACCGGCAGCCTGCACTTGGTGGGGGGAGCGCTGCGGCTGCTCGACCCTGCGCTGTCCCAGTAG
- the FPGS gene encoding folylpolyglutamate synthase, mitochondrial isoform X3 translates to MLNTLQTNASYLEQVKRERGDPQAQLEAMQGFLERSGLKVEDLDRLNIIHVTGTKGKGSACAFTECILRNYGLKTGFYSSPHLVQVRERIRINGQPISKDLFNKYFWLVYNRLEETKDPAHASMPAYFRFLTIMAFHVFLQEKVDLAVVEVGIGGTYDCTNIIRTPVVCGVSSLGIDHTSILGDTMEKIAWQKGGIFKPGVPAFTVAQPERPLEVLRERAQERKCPLYLCPELDDFEEGCRALELGLAGAHQRSNAALALQLARTWLQRRGCQGLGDLKEVPPSTELLGRPVPLAPAFQLTDAMIQGLRDTEWLGRTQVLSHGPVTWYLDGAHTTSSIQACVRWFRQTALNQDKPHDGSEVRVLLFNATGDRDTVALLKLLVPCHFDYAVFCPNFTEVSVANNADQQNFNVTLENALTRCLENQRTWTRLLEEKAGQDPWLPPPLRVGGLLQPAPTRGSLLLVPPAPRPLNSPALVFPCLAQALRWVAQGRDPQLAAPAASGAHAHPAASSGAVLLREAAAVRVLVTGSLHLVGGALRLLDPALSQ, encoded by the exons ATGCTCAACACCCTGCAGACCAATGCCAGCTACCTGGAGCAGGTGAAGCGGGAGCGCGGTGACCCCCAGGCCCAGCTGGAAGCCATGCAGGGCTTTTTGGAGAGGAGCGGACTGAAG GTCGAGGACCTGGATCGACTGAACATCATCCACGTCACGGGGACGAAGGGCAAG GGCTCAGCGTGCGCCTTCACCGAATGCATCCTCCGCAACTACGGGCTGAAGACGGGCTTTTACAG ctcccctcacCTCGTGCAGGTACGCGAGCGGATCCGCATCAATGGGCAGCCCATCAGCAAGGACCTCTTCAACAAGTACTTCTGGCTGGTCTACAACCGCCTGGAGGAGACCAAG gACCCAGCGCACGCCAGCATGCCGGCGTATTTCCGCTTCCTCACCATCATGGCCTTCCACgttttcctgcaggagaag gtggaCCTGGCAGTGGTGGAAGTTGGCATTGGCGGCACCTATGACTGCACCAACATCATCAG GACGCCGGTGGTGTGTGGGGTCTCCTCCCTGGGCATCGACCACACCAGCATCCTGGGGGACACCATGGAGAAGATCGCCTGGCAGAAGGGGGGCATTTTTAAG CCCGGTGTGCCGGCGTTCACCGTGGCGCAGCCGGAGCGGCCgctggaggtgctgagggagcgaGCCCAGGAGCGGAag tgtcccctcTACCTCTGCCCGGAGCTGGACGACTTCGAGGAGGGCTGCCGGgcgctggagctggggctggcaggtgcCCACCAGCGCTCCAACGCCGCCCTGGCCTTACAGCTGGCGCGGACGTGGCTGCAGCGCCGCGGCTGCCAGG GTCTTGGGGACCTGAAGGAGGTGCCACCAagcactgagctgctggggaggcCAGTGCCACTGGCACCTGCTTTCCAACTGACCGATGCCATGATCCAAG GCCTGCGGGACACAGAGTGGCTGGGCAGGACTCAGGTGCTCTCCCACGGCCCTGTGACGTGGTACCTGGATGGAGCTCACACCACCAGCAGCATCCAGGCCTGTGTCCGCTGGTTCCGCCAGACCGCCCTCAACCAGGACAAGCCCCATGA TGGTTCTGAGGTTCGTGTGCTGCTCTTCAATGCCACAGGCGACCGGGACACGGTGGCGCTGCTCAAACTGCTAGTG CCCTGTCACTTTGACTATGCTGTCTTCTGCCCCAACTTCACCGAGGTGTCGGTGGCCAACAACGCAG ACCAGCAAAACTTCAATGTGACGCTGGAGAATGCCCTGACCCGCTGCCTGGAGAACCAGCGGACATGGACGAGGCTCCTGGAGGAGAAAGCGGGGCAGGACCCCTGGCTCCCACCTCCCCTGCGGGTGGGGGGGCTGCTGCAGCCGGCCCCCACCCgaggctccctgctcctggtgccCCCAGCGCCACGACCCCTCAATTCCCCAGCCCTCGTGTTCCCGTGCCTGGCCCAGGCTCTGCGGTGGGTAGCGCAGGGCCGGGACCCCCAGCTGGCAGCCCCCGCGGCCTCGGGGGCTCACGCCCACCCCGCAGCCAGCAGTggggccgtgctgctgcgggaggcGGCCGCTGTCCGTGTCCTGGTCACCGGCAGCCTGCACTTGGTGGGGGGAGCGCTGCGGCTGCTCGACCCTGCGCTGTCCCAGTAG